A genomic region of bacterium contains the following coding sequences:
- a CDS encoding tetratricopeptide repeat protein, translating to MIFLFIEIDHPALDREEDALAVDHVRASQYFRIEELLFAQGVHWMKRTPRGMLSLFDKGDPCKAALVLMKEFGSFEWDRFGKARLKMAIHSGEVDEVGQERVGPDMIHAQKVLEAAPPGMILFTVPAVHFVPLPPGARLQDMGVHFLKDLSEPGNLYALLHPDLEGTGLAAPRSLKNHPQNFNPQASPFFGREQAMGEIMTSLRDPAVRLVTLLGPGGFGKTRLALQTAAEMIEDFEDGVFVVHLAPLLSDDLIVGAIASTIKFLFYGAEDPKSQLLNHLKDKQMLLVMDNFEHLIEGTDLVEDILKAAPRVKVMVTSRENLKLEGEKVLDVKGLRYPGDDHGTTFEGSPAVQLFLRSAKRLVPHFKLEPADRPAVTRICALLEGMPLGLELSATWVATLPLDEIASKIETSRDFLATTMPHLPARHRSLRAVFEYSWILLTEPQKKVLRSISVFKGSFSEQAARKIGGATETLLLYLTHKTLLRVLPNGRFEIHELLKYYAKEKLFDDPTEKDRVFAAHAQYFSRFTAKKAEELYGAGQRRALEDLTLEIGNIREAWRRVVALGLEEEMEGFVQGLFHYFEVKGLFREAVESFQGAAEKLEEKFPDPAKAPRKVLALLAWIRSMAAFFQNAVGQGEKARKTFAGCLDLLPPAGFHREAGFCHAGYGVALEWHGDMAGAKRHYEKALASFQKARDRWGMVWNLNNLGHIENRLKRPDKATAHLQKALSYALADKDHRAKAYAHNLMGDLAHDRGRFEEARRNYQHGLTTYLEIGERRGIAWSFTSLGQESLFLGDFAGARQMVLEGLSIFRDLGDTRAVGWCLCLLAQVAWSLGDYLGADRFLEESLQHYREAQDHLGESWVLDWTGNIRLDEGQTAEAEALFRNAFEKAGGEKAVDTSKAWHHYHQGLIHLSQGRRPQARGEMEKALALFTRLEDPTGLDNAGLHLARLYCLEGAPDKGLPILRRVLETALRSGLVPVLAEALTVMARYEKAKGKDTQALAFLLMTLHHPACRQATKDGAKDFYRETEALFPADEVQGALRWAKGSRLEVVVADWLHSHEAVAAHAGRKKTAHRTGKKGTASPKRGKAKKKKGKK from the coding sequence GTGATCTTCCTCTTCATCGAGATCGACCATCCGGCCTTGGACCGCGAGGAGGACGCCCTCGCGGTGGACCATGTCCGTGCCTCCCAATATTTCCGGATCGAGGAACTCCTTTTCGCCCAGGGCGTCCACTGGATGAAGCGCACTCCCCGCGGCATGCTGTCCCTCTTCGACAAGGGGGATCCCTGTAAGGCGGCCCTGGTCCTGATGAAGGAGTTCGGTTCCTTCGAATGGGACCGGTTCGGCAAGGCCCGCCTGAAGATGGCGATCCACTCGGGCGAAGTGGACGAGGTGGGGCAGGAACGCGTGGGCCCCGACATGATCCACGCCCAAAAGGTGCTGGAGGCCGCCCCGCCGGGCATGATCCTCTTCACGGTCCCCGCCGTCCATTTCGTCCCCCTGCCACCCGGCGCCCGCCTGCAGGACATGGGCGTCCATTTCCTCAAGGACCTGAGCGAGCCCGGCAACCTCTACGCCCTCCTGCATCCCGACCTGGAAGGGACGGGGCTGGCCGCGCCCCGGTCCCTCAAGAACCATCCCCAGAATTTCAACCCCCAGGCCTCCCCCTTCTTCGGGCGGGAGCAGGCCATGGGGGAGATCATGACCTCCCTTCGGGACCCGGCGGTCCGCCTGGTGACCCTGCTGGGTCCGGGCGGTTTCGGGAAGACCCGCTTGGCCCTGCAGACGGCGGCGGAAATGATCGAGGATTTCGAGGACGGGGTCTTCGTCGTCCACCTGGCACCGCTCCTTTCCGACGACCTGATCGTGGGGGCCATCGCTTCCACCATCAAGTTCCTCTTCTACGGGGCGGAGGATCCCAAGTCCCAGCTCCTGAACCACCTGAAGGACAAGCAGATGCTGCTGGTCATGGACAACTTCGAACACCTCATCGAGGGGACCGACCTGGTGGAGGACATCCTGAAGGCCGCCCCCCGGGTGAAGGTCATGGTCACCTCCCGCGAAAATCTGAAGCTGGAGGGCGAGAAGGTGCTGGACGTCAAGGGCCTGCGATACCCGGGCGACGACCATGGGACCACCTTCGAGGGCTCGCCGGCGGTCCAGCTCTTCCTGCGCAGCGCCAAGCGGCTGGTGCCCCATTTCAAGCTGGAACCGGCCGACCGCCCGGCGGTGACCCGCATCTGCGCCCTTTTGGAGGGCATGCCCTTGGGGCTGGAACTTTCCGCCACCTGGGTGGCGACGCTCCCCTTGGACGAGATCGCCTCCAAGATCGAGACCAGCCGGGACTTCCTGGCCACCACCATGCCTCATTTGCCCGCCCGGCACCGGTCGCTCCGGGCGGTCTTCGAGTATTCCTGGATCCTGCTGACCGAGCCCCAGAAGAAGGTCCTGCGCTCCATCTCGGTCTTCAAGGGCAGTTTCAGCGAGCAGGCCGCCCGTAAGATCGGCGGGGCCACCGAGACCCTCCTTCTTTATCTCACCCACAAGACCCTGCTGCGGGTGCTGCCCAATGGACGGTTCGAGATCCATGAGCTGCTCAAATATTACGCCAAGGAAAAGCTTTTCGACGACCCGACGGAGAAGGACCGGGTCTTCGCGGCCCACGCCCAGTATTTCTCCCGGTTCACCGCCAAGAAGGCCGAGGAACTCTATGGAGCCGGCCAACGCCGGGCCTTGGAGGACCTGACCCTGGAGATCGGGAACATCCGGGAAGCCTGGCGTCGGGTGGTGGCCCTGGGGCTGGAGGAGGAGATGGAAGGCTTCGTCCAGGGGCTTTTCCACTATTTCGAGGTGAAGGGACTTTTCCGGGAGGCTGTGGAATCCTTCCAGGGTGCCGCGGAAAAACTCGAGGAAAAATTCCCGGACCCCGCCAAGGCCCCCCGCAAGGTCCTGGCGCTCCTGGCCTGGATCCGGTCCATGGCGGCCTTCTTCCAGAACGCGGTGGGCCAGGGGGAAAAAGCCCGAAAGACCTTCGCCGGATGCCTGGACCTCCTGCCCCCCGCGGGCTTCCACCGCGAAGCGGGTTTCTGCCACGCGGGCTATGGGGTGGCATTGGAATGGCACGGGGACATGGCGGGGGCCAAACGGCATTATGAAAAGGCCCTGGCGTCCTTCCAAAAGGCCAGGGACCGCTGGGGGATGGTCTGGAACCTGAACAACCTGGGGCACATCGAGAACCGCTTGAAGCGGCCGGACAAGGCCACGGCCCATCTCCAGAAGGCCTTGTCCTACGCGCTGGCCGACAAGGACCACCGGGCCAAGGCCTATGCCCACAACCTGATGGGCGACCTGGCGCACGACCGGGGCCGCTTCGAGGAGGCCAGACGGAACTACCAGCACGGCCTGACCACCTACCTGGAGATCGGGGAGCGCCGGGGCATCGCCTGGTCCTTCACCAGCCTGGGACAGGAGTCGCTCTTCCTGGGCGATTTCGCCGGGGCCCGGCAGATGGTCCTGGAGGGCCTCTCCATCTTCCGGGACCTGGGCGACACCCGGGCCGTGGGCTGGTGCCTTTGCCTCCTGGCCCAGGTGGCCTGGTCGCTGGGGGATTACCTGGGCGCGGACCGCTTCCTGGAGGAATCCCTCCAGCATTACCGGGAGGCCCAGGACCACCTGGGTGAATCCTGGGTCCTGGATTGGACCGGCAATATCCGCCTGGACGAGGGGCAAACCGCCGAGGCCGAGGCCCTCTTCCGGAATGCTTTCGAGAAGGCGGGGGGCGAAAAGGCCGTGGACACCTCCAAGGCCTGGCATCACTACCATCAAGGGCTCATCCATCTGTCCCAAGGCCGGCGTCCCCAGGCCCGGGGTGAAATGGAGAAGGCCCTGGCCCTTTTCACGCGGTTGGAGGATCCCACCGGTCTGGACAACGCCGGGCTCCACCTGGCCCGCCTCTATTGTCTCGAAGGGGCGCCGGACAAGGGCTTGCCCATCCTGAGGCGTGTGCTGGAGACCGCCTTGCGGTCGGGCTTGGTCCCGGTCCTGGCCGAGGCCCTGACGGTGATGGCCCGCTATGAGAAGGCGAAGGGCAAGGACACCCAGGCCCTGGCCTTCCTGCTGATGACCTTGCACCATCCCGCCTGCCGGCAGGCCACCAAGGACGGGGCGAAGGATTTCTACCGGGAGACCGAGGCCTTGTTCCCGGCCGACGAGGTGCAGGGGGCGCTGCGCTGGGCCAAGGGTTCGCGGTTGGAGGTCGTGGTGGCCGATTGGCTCCATTCCCATGAGGCGGTCGCGGCCCATGCGGGAAGGAAAAAGACGGCCCATCGGACGGGAAAAAAGGGGACCGCCTCCCCTAAAAGAGGGAAGGCGAAGAAAAAGAAGGGTAAGAAGTGA
- a CDS encoding glycoside hydrolase family 44 protein: MIKKLMVLWMLVPAAFAADVHFLIMPDEVVGPISPYIYGINDKDPQDTHTTVRRLGGNRMTGYNWENNASNAGSDWHQTSDDWMCAQNLGFKDCDKPGSMAAQFVEQGQKFGMDTLMTIPMAGYVAADKSGEVSDTETAPSKRWKKVEFHKKGAYTLDPNPEDGVVYEDEFVDFLTTKFKKADAGGVRFYDLDNEPGIWASTHPRLHPKKVSYWEMRNKTEDAAENILRVDPSAVILGAVCYGWNEFISLQDAPESKDETMKKQFPTYLDFYLDAIHRMQVAYHKTLVHGLDLHWYPEAQGGGKRITENDISPDSIEARLQAPRSLWDPGYVEKSWITQWSTGGKAIQLIPWVKEKIEKYAPGTKLCFSEYDYGAGDNVSGGLAQADVLGIFAKYGVYLACYWGDLKSYNKAAFQLYRNYDGKDGTFGDTFVSSATEDVALSSCYASTDPKAPGTLWVVALNKSQKDPLHGKFRFQGKETYGSYEAYSFGKDSPEIKLVKQGHVDKDHFDYSLPPLSATIFVCHSN; this comes from the coding sequence ATGATCAAGAAACTCATGGTCCTTTGGATGCTGGTCCCGGCGGCTTTCGCCGCCGACGTCCACTTCCTCATCATGCCCGATGAAGTGGTGGGACCGATCAGCCCCTACATCTACGGCATCAACGACAAGGACCCCCAGGACACCCACACCACCGTCCGCCGCCTGGGCGGCAACCGCATGACGGGCTACAACTGGGAGAACAACGCCTCCAACGCGGGCAGCGACTGGCACCAGACAAGCGACGACTGGATGTGCGCCCAGAACCTGGGGTTCAAGGATTGCGACAAGCCCGGCTCCATGGCCGCCCAGTTCGTGGAGCAGGGCCAGAAGTTCGGCATGGACACCCTCATGACCATCCCCATGGCGGGCTATGTGGCGGCGGACAAGTCGGGCGAGGTCAGCGATACCGAGACCGCCCCCAGCAAGCGCTGGAAGAAGGTCGAGTTCCATAAGAAGGGCGCCTATACCCTGGACCCCAACCCCGAGGACGGCGTGGTCTATGAGGACGAGTTCGTCGATTTCCTGACCACCAAGTTCAAGAAGGCCGATGCGGGCGGGGTGCGTTTCTACGACCTGGACAACGAACCTGGCATCTGGGCCTCCACCCATCCCCGGCTCCACCCCAAGAAGGTCTCCTACTGGGAGATGCGCAACAAGACCGAGGATGCCGCCGAGAACATCCTGCGGGTGGACCCTTCCGCCGTCATCCTGGGAGCGGTCTGCTACGGATGGAACGAGTTCATCAGCCTCCAGGACGCCCCCGAGAGCAAGGACGAGACCATGAAGAAACAGTTCCCCACCTACCTGGATTTCTACCTGGACGCCATCCACCGGATGCAGGTGGCCTATCACAAGACCCTGGTCCATGGCCTGGATTTGCACTGGTATCCGGAAGCCCAGGGCGGCGGCAAGCGGATCACCGAGAACGACATTTCGCCCGATTCCATCGAGGCCCGGCTCCAGGCACCCCGCAGCCTCTGGGACCCGGGTTACGTGGAGAAAAGCTGGATCACCCAATGGTCCACGGGGGGCAAGGCTATTCAGCTCATCCCCTGGGTGAAAGAGAAGATCGAGAAATACGCACCCGGCACCAAGCTCTGTTTCAGTGAATACGATTACGGGGCGGGCGATAACGTATCGGGCGGGCTGGCCCAGGCGGACGTACTGGGCATCTTCGCCAAATACGGGGTCTACCTGGCCTGCTATTGGGGGGACCTGAAGAGCTACAACAAGGCGGCCTTCCAGCTCTACCGCAATTACGACGGGAAGGACGGCACTTTCGGGGACACCTTCGTGTCCTCCGCCACCGAGGACGTGGCCTTGAGCTCCTGCTACGCGTCCACCGACCCCAAGGCCCCGGGCACCCTCTGGGTGGTGGCCTTGAACAAGAGCCAGAAGGATCCCCTCCATGGGAAATTCCGGTTCCAGGGCAAGGAGACTTACGGCTCCTATGAGGCCTATTCCTTCGGGAAGGACTCACCCGAGATCAAGTTGGTGAAGCAGGGCCACGTGGACAAGGACCACTTCGACTATTCCTTGCCGCCTTTGTCGGCCACGATCTTCGTGTGCCATTCGAATTGA
- a CDS encoding SDR family oxidoreductase, translating into MSPSSVALITGANSGFGLATAESLARRGWRVYAGYRNPRRAGALWSLARTLPVFPIVMDVDRTPSVEKGVRQILKKEGRIDFLLNNAGFVMAGCWEDLSEKDIRAQFETNVFGILRVARAVVPVMRRQGGGRILNVGSISAFIGTPLIGAYAASKFAVNSLTEAMRMELREWGVQVAELNPGEIRTQVVANARMGQWVKNPKSAYRGITERSERWQRERFIHAAPVELFTRTVLQALSHRTMKRRYLVKFEDRVAYTMRWLLPDALWEWGLTRMFTWSRWPK; encoded by the coding sequence ATGAGCCCATCTTCCGTGGCCCTCATCACCGGCGCCAATTCGGGTTTCGGTCTGGCCACCGCCGAGTCCCTCGCGCGCCGGGGTTGGCGGGTCTATGCCGGCTACCGCAACCCGCGCCGGGCCGGAGCCCTCTGGAGCCTGGCCCGGACCCTTCCTGTTTTCCCCATCGTGATGGACGTGGATCGGACGCCCTCGGTCGAAAAGGGAGTGCGGCAGATCCTTAAAAAAGAGGGCCGTATCGACTTCCTGTTGAACAACGCCGGTTTCGTCATGGCGGGCTGTTGGGAGGACCTTTCGGAGAAGGATATCCGGGCCCAGTTCGAGACCAACGTCTTCGGCATCCTGCGTGTGGCCAGGGCGGTCGTTCCCGTCATGCGCCGGCAAGGCGGCGGGCGCATCCTGAACGTGGGCAGCATCTCGGCCTTCATCGGGACACCCCTGATCGGGGCCTATGCCGCCAGCAAGTTCGCGGTGAATTCCCTCACCGAGGCCATGCGGATGGAACTCAGGGAATGGGGCGTCCAGGTGGCGGAACTGAACCCGGGTGAGATCCGGACCCAGGTCGTGGCCAATGCCCGCATGGGCCAATGGGTGAAAAACCCGAAGTCCGCCTACCGGGGGATCACGGAACGGTCGGAGCGGTGGCAGAGGGAGCGCTTCATCCATGCGGCGCCGGTGGAGCTCTTCACCCGCACGGTCCTCCAGGCCCTGTCCCACCGCACGATGAAGCGGCGCTATCTGGTGAAGTTCGAGGACCGGGTGGCCTACACGATGCGCTGGCTCCTGCCCGACGCCCTTTGGGAATGGGGCCTGACACGGATGTTCACCTGGAGCCGATGGCCGAAGTAG
- a CDS encoding SDR family oxidoreductase — protein MAPSVALVTGCSTGIGYETALGLARQGHQVFATMRDLKKAVPLRAAAKGLRLEILPLDVDRTVSVRKAVGRILRKTGRIDILVNNAGWGAFGALEEFTDAEIRAQFETNVFGLLRVTQAVLPAMRAQGGGKILQIGSLAGRMTFAGIGLYCASKHAVEGVTESLRLEVRPFGVQVAVLEPGTIRTPFKANRRKALAFREERSLYQRTLEGILWFGDHPPASAPGPEVVAREAVRILSKERLAIRYRVGRDAVWYPRLRWFLPDFVFDQILRKRYEGFRRANP, from the coding sequence TGAGACCGCCTTGGGGCTCGCCCGCCAAGGCCACCAGGTCTTCGCCACCATGCGGGACCTGAAGAAGGCCGTTCCCCTCCGGGCGGCCGCCAAGGGGTTGCGCTTGGAGATCCTGCCCCTGGACGTGGACCGGACCGTTTCGGTCCGGAAAGCGGTAGGACGGATCCTTCGAAAGACCGGACGTATCGACATCCTGGTGAACAACGCGGGCTGGGGCGCCTTCGGCGCCCTGGAGGAGTTCACCGACGCCGAGATCCGGGCCCAGTTCGAGACCAATGTCTTCGGCCTGCTCCGGGTCACCCAGGCGGTGCTTCCGGCCATGCGGGCCCAAGGCGGGGGGAAGATCCTCCAGATCGGGTCCCTGGCGGGCCGGATGACCTTCGCGGGGATCGGCCTCTATTGCGCCAGCAAGCACGCGGTGGAGGGCGTTACCGAGAGCCTCCGCCTGGAGGTGCGGCCCTTCGGCGTCCAGGTCGCGGTGCTGGAGCCCGGAACGATCCGCACCCCTTTCAAGGCCAACCGCCGAAAGGCCCTGGCCTTTCGTGAGGAGCGTTCCCTTTACCAGCGCACCTTGGAGGGCATCCTTTGGTTCGGGGACCATCCTCCCGCTTCGGCCCCGGGTCCCGAGGTCGTGGCCCGGGAAGCGGTCCGCATCCTTTCGAAAGAACGATTGGCCATCCGTTACCGGGTCGGACGGGACGCGGTCTGGTATCCCCGCCTGCGCTGGTTCCTGCCGGATTTCGTCTTCGACCAAATCCTTCGGAAGCGTTACGAGGGATTCAGGAGGGCCAACCCATGA